In the genome of Coregonus clupeaformis isolate EN_2021a chromosome 11, ASM2061545v1, whole genome shotgun sequence, one region contains:
- the LOC121577340 gene encoding ras association domain-containing protein 10 yields MSNWVGGFSSMEQEECKVSVWVCREEKLVSGLSKRTTCADVVKVLLEDQNLQQGASAAMLSGTPQSYCIVEKWRGFERILPNKTKILRLWSAWGDEQENVRFVLVKNEASLPNNGPRSAEARVVQSKDNPCVFKGAANTTMAFSQEKQRRIVRKAFRKLDKINKKKEQTVHQDKSSVEKLETLVHLVISQDHTIRQQIQRIKELDRDIERYEAKVHFDRIKRHGINYVQDTYMVESSAEADPIKDVPRSAEAIAQFEEYALRCEEVLGLQEELTEREALMECITGEIQEELNQRWMKRRQDELSGKDTESMGESVDIPVAAVTPQRAAQSGAAAPEPGVDSLSENDLVLEGKIIKTKLDTSLYIGLRLNTDLEAIKGDLDLSQELWDAKEKELTDLLAKMHYANLNKEKLPEADKEHSCVTETEMLPSLEKSSGWVEQARGLSKTCDMNDEDSDTGLSSMHSQDSDNTPVCESLV; encoded by the coding sequence ATGAGCAACTGGGTTGGAGGTTTTTCCAGTATGGAGCAGGAAGAATGCAAGGTATCAGTATGGGTCTGCCGGGAGGAGAAGCTAGTCTCGGGGCTGTCTAAACGCACCACCTGCGCCGATGTTGTCAAAGTTCTACTGGAGGACCAAAACTTGCAGCAAGGTGCGTCAGCGGCGATGCTGTCTGGGACCCCCCAATCTTACTGCATAGTGGAGAAATGGAGAGGCTTTGAGAGGATTTTACCCAATAAAACCAAAATCCTGCGTCTCTGGAGCGCCTGGGGAGATGAGCAGGAAAACGtgaggtttgtgttggtgaaaaATGAGGCATCGTTACCGAACAACGGACCCAGGAGCGCCGAGGCGCGGGTCGTTCAGAGCAAAGACAATCCGTGCGTATTCAAGGGAGCAGCCAATACCACAATGGCTTTCTCGCAAGAAAAGCAGCGGAGGATTGTTAGAAAAGCTTTTAGAAAGTTGGACAAAATTAACAAAAAGAAAGAACAGACTGTTCATCAGGATAAATCCTCAGTGGAGAAATTGGAAACATTGGTGCACTTAGTTATATCGCAAGATCACACCATCCGCCAGCAGATCCAAAGGATCAAAGAATTGGATAGGGATATAGAAAGGTATGAGGCAAAAGTGCACTTTGACAGAATTAAGAGACATGGTATCAATTATGTGCAGGACACATACATGGTGGAATCGAGCGCGGAGGCTGATCCAATAAAGGACGTTCCACGTTCAGCGGAGGCTATTGCGCAGTTTGAGGAGTACGCGCTTAGGTGCGAGGAGGTCCTGGGACTTCAGGAGGAGTTGACAGAGCGCGAGGCTCTCATGGAATGCATCACAGGTGAAATTCAGGAGGAGCTAAACCAAAGGTGGATGAAAAGACGGCAAGATGAGCTATCGGGCAAAGACACAGAAAGTATGGGGGAGTCTGTGGACATCCCCGTGGCTGCAGTGACTCCACAGCGGGCAGCACAGTCAGGCGCCGCCGCTCCAGAGCCAGGTGTGGACAGTCTATCAGAGAACGACTTGGTTTTAGAGGGGAAGATAATCAAAACAAAGCTGGATACCAGTTTATATATTGGTCTTCGTTTGAACACGGATTTAGAGGCTATTAAGGGTGATTTGGACTTAAGCCAGGAGCTATGGGACGCGAAAGAAAAAGAACTAACGGATTTGCTCGCAAAAATGCACTATGCCAATTTAAATAAGGAAAAGTTACCGGAGGCTGATAAAGAACACTCTTGTGTCACCGAGACTGAAATGTTGCCTTCCTTGGAGAAGAGCAGTGGGTGGGTGGAGCAGGCCAGAGGTCTTTCCAAGACCTGCGACATGAACGATGAAGACTCAGACACAGGGCTGAGCTCCATGCATAGCCAGGACTCTGACAATACACCTGTGTGTGAATCACTGGTGTAG